ctatgtctacaatgtaatattttattatgttttatgtaagaaaaaaatttaaatttcaataaaaaagtttgatattttttttttaagaaacctaaaataaGAAACTTGCAGTGGAGGGGAAAATAATCTCAAGGTTCTTAATCAATTTTCTTACCAAAATTAACTctttaaatactattaaaaataaattaagagaCCTATTAGGGTATTTaggataaagatggtctaaGTATTGATTAAAACTATGCCTTccatgaaaataatataaacgtgttataaattaagcattgaaatgatcatccacttctttaccaaactcaagcactatgatcatccactcctttaccaactcaagcactatgatcatctactcatcaagcactatgatcacccactcatttaccaaattaagcatcatctttgttattttatgtattgttgttcactataaataccatcactcatctcactcttttgtacaccataaacaagaacaaaagtttataatcaaagaaccattacatcttcttcttcttccttataataaactctctcccttatactagtgttatttgcttcctacgggtattaaattctactcttatttaaatttctcgatactataaattataagttatttcataacacgttatcagcacgatcactctgcgattcggtaaaatttatttgtatcatttataccctgttataatggtcggtataccgcctctactattatttatatcatgttataatggccggaataccgcctatattatttactagtaatttaatttatttattggtcggccgagccgccttatatcctgtttattatttattggtcggccgagccgccttatattctgtttattattaattggtcggccgagccgccgtataatttatttattattctgcattgatcggctgagccgtcgcatgatttgttgtcatataacataaatatttcattgtcataatttttcacttttatgaaattttatagatttgattgaccgtttaatacgatgttttcagactaatttttggtgcactcgatttaaccccaacggtcacaaagaaaatttttcaaaaatttcccctttctccaacggtcatgaacagtaattttcatctataaatacaactcattttcactccatttcatcatccaaaacatttcatcttctctcaaaaatttcaaatcgctctcctccgatttttcatttcaagaaagatgattcgcgcacttttgtttttatgtgccatttttatttgtgtttctatttatggtttattcgttggagaatttactccgagtgaatttaagatgaatatcggtttaattttatttacatcgcttctccttgtaatttcttgtatgattaatgtaaacggtttttaaattatgaagttcataataaatgattcattttaaaattgcgaaattctaaaaaaaaaaaacaaaatatatatatatatatagtcattttagacgatgatatatatatatatatatcaacgcttgtctatatgtaagaataatagttatttatgaattaaattttgcttattatactttaatatgcttcatgatttaatggtattaaggaaacatactttatgattcatggtctaacatcataaaagaaattatttgtaatcggttagttttgttgtcgattagtctttggtctaatatcatgaaatatatttggattatatgttgatatttactaatgtaatggccatgtttatatgagcaaaaatttaaagttttcaggattgtgtattctctcggaaagatatgtacaagttatcagccaattcagaaacgtgaacagctgaaactttcatcgccgatatacttctgtttataagataagtattttatgctttatatacaagtttaacaaacttgattagataaatcaatttgcatgaagttggcagtgatataaatttgttcattaaattgattgataggttaaactttgttaaaaagcatgagagtaataatatagtctatataataattactatgaaagttttatttattttctgatataataagacacctttgttaatacatatttatatatatgaaatattttgattttattaccatttatattgaggattttaagtttaaagcttgactctaaaagatccataagttttggaagataatatatataaaaaaggtattatcacctgaagtgattacctaaagctcattttgtattttgcatttaaagattacaagacctgaagtcggtaaataaagccaactatgttggatgttaagtttaaaagtaaaatttcttcaagaaattgttttatgatgcatatatattgaaaaaatatctattgataaatcacgtctagttgattatgattcattctcctgaagagaatatgacatttaaaaactcataaattgtggttttagacgtgagcataaatgaggtcaaggtccaaagagtttctttatagaactcatactctcacttaaagttgagaaaataaacatggtaataaagaaaagaaattatgaattcatttgaagatgaaagaaaatttattgtgtgtacaatacaaggtagtaaaacttatagaatgcttaaaaagaggatatatatgatgctccagaagtATACATAGTGTTActgcacataaaaatttaatttaaagttcttaagaatgcaatttaaagttcttaaggtattgtatttttataagtatcaaaagttaaaagaatctacgaaaaatacataacccatgtaggatatgttgttgattaagaaaatgagatacattcgagattgataaacctgtagtattatactctcgaggggaagagttaaagaatctcactttttatgataagtcaaacatccagaagattatgtttacactaaaactaagattaatgaatttttctcaaagtaaatccgtaagattttgagacacttatgttgagacaataagcaaacgaaatgatatatacatttcaatcagaaataattctcaaagcagtataagtattttagagaaaatatctacagcctcttatatattgtactacacaaagattagtataatgaagataaatgtataataaactagaagtttacatttggcatgaatcagttagaccattttggttcattaataatgcgaatatatacttaaaggtcatatgcatagtcatataaaaaccagaagattcttccgaatgatttgacatatgttgcttacccataagataaaagggtaatatggttttcaccagccaaaataagatattggcataaataacgaagatgttagtggactgatcacccactatgcatttttataatattggtgaattcacttcttaaagtctttaacgactatagcacattcactgagataagtgctaaacattttgagcaacattagatcgcatcaagccaataaatattcactagttctccccatcattggtatagaatcagaaaccaatcattttcatctaagaatgttggatgttgctccgccacagagcttcaaatgaagatgtgttttcaaatgaggttggaaatatatgttggatataaatctctattgacacttaagaatccagagccatccccgaaaactataagtaaggctatacatgaattctaaaagtgagttagtacttccaacataagggggagaaaataaacagctggaaaagaaaataagttgaaatgaattatcattgatcctcgggctaaacacaatgtgaaatagaagtccaaaagataattcatttcaaaacttactaaagcagttgccagacacgacccatataaatatagtgatcaagtcacatataccagctgtaaatgctccaataagaataaatgttctacaagaacaatatcaaactgctagtcacgcctgcagcgtggtagacagattggttccaaagataaatcctcgtaaatgaaaaaggagcatatattgataatggtcaaaacgaggcaatatagttttgtatgatctccagaagagaaattaaacatgactgacgaaaattcaggtacctgagacaaatgaagagatctcaataagttatgtcatgtatgaaacaaaatggaaccgataagaaaattgacgtcgatgatattatatatgcaaagtagcagttgatataataaatgagaaagaggatcatgaaagaaagtctattgaaaagtgtacacaaaaaaaaaatgattggccaaatcagaaagatgcaatagacaaagatataaacttcttgtgaaatagagaagtatttggaccagtagtccatacactaaaaggtgtaaaacaagtgagatgtaaatgaaccgttgcacacaaagaaggatcaatatgaaattgattgtgaagagacataatttcatatggtagatgcaactagtttcaagttccttatagtctggtaataaaggaagaacttgaataaaacaatccacttgaaaaatgttaatccctgaaagtataatccatgaaggattgatgatatcaaaatcatgttcccgggaactctgcatattcgatcgaattgaaacaaactattttatggaatatatgaaatattataaggttaacaaatgtatccatttgtatttatcaagagattataaatcaatagaatcatgatttgaatataatcaaaactcctgaagagttatagaaaaattatattttggaagaaaactcttgacaatattatattgttttatgtattctaaacttgagatctaaaactgagatgttatcataaagatccttaaagtattttatttaagacgctcgtatatgtttggtcctgaaataccatacgtaagagtgttatttaagaaaattattaatctttttcattactgaaagatgtaatttcatatgaaaagaaaaaaaaaatcataatagtaacttctatagttacaaatgaataattcgtatgtacgagacgaatttctatacgattatatgtaagaaatttggtttgaaatccaaatagaccaataaactattgtctaagtcaaaagagaattatggacaagaagtctaaaggacctagatatcataatagaaatgaatagagtttattctcttaagcttaattctctgaagagagttgattggaatgcatatcctgaagatattgTTTCCAGGGAAAGAAATATAgtaagtgtggttgtactctttttccttatcatggtttttttttatcccattgggtttttccatgacaaggttttaacgaggcaacaaagaacatacaaaagatagacaaccaaagagaatgttacaatttgagagatgaaaatctatcattgttctaaaggttttatgactactcattcgagggggagcttacgtagttgtactctttttacttttactacggtttttcccattgggttttccatgactaggtttttaacgaggcaccacgtaatacaagatggatgatcaagggggagtgttataaattaagcattgaaatgatcatccacttctttaccaaactcaagcactatgatcatccactcctttaccaactcaagcactatgatcatctactcatcaagcactatgatcacccactcatttaccaaattaagcaccatctttgttattttatgtattgttgttcactataaataccatcactcatctcactcttttgtacaccataaacaagaacaaaaatttataatcaaagaaccattacatctttttcttcttccttataataaactctctcccttatactagtgttatttgcttcctacgggtattaaattctactcttatttaaatttctcgatattataaattataagttatttcataacaaaaCGTATATAGATTGTCTGTATATAGATAGTCTAGTGATAGTGATAGACGAATTTTGGGAGGCTAAACAACTTGAATTTGAAGCAACTTTCGTAACAATAAATTTGTATGGCCATATggatataaaaaatgttttgtggACTTTATGTAAATATCTGGAAAGACGATTCATTCATAGACTGCGATTTCACTCAGAAATTAGTCTAAATTTTTTCATAGATTTGGAATATatcctaaattaataaaaacaattaaataacataaactgtCGTGGAAAAGCATCCCAACACAGATAAAATCCAACGTGTTTAACCccaatttaaaatgatattgtCATATATGTATGCTTTAATTAATCGGTGTATCCAAAATCCAATGTAATATGTGTGGTTGTGCTTTTGAAAAAGTGATTTGTAATTTATTACTCCGAAATcctgtcgacaaaaaaaaaaaaaaaaaactccgaAATCCATTAGTTTTGTGACTTTTGTCTCAGCAAATCCCACTACTAAAAACAATTGAGTGTACCACCGTGCTACGAGTCTatgctttttattttattttacttgatGGTTAGCATGGTTGATGTAAAATATGTTCAATCTCCGAGTAGTGGGCGGAACAGCCTGAACTCAGTCAACATAGGCGTCACTCTCTCTTCTATTATATAGGTTTATTGTACATATATGATTGCTTGCTCATAGATTTTAATATATCACACATGTCTATTTCCATATTTAAGACAAACAAGTTGCAGAAAAAAacaagttgcaaaaaaaaagaagggaatAATCTTTGGACCTTATCAATGGCTTGTGAGATTGCAAATTAAGTATTTTTCTCCAAGTTTtagtttcaaatcatcttctccATTACCATCTTCAACCCTTTCCCCTCttaatcattcttttttttttttgtcacaaccCCTCTTAATCATTCATCTCCGAAAAGGTTAAgactaaaacaaatatttctcaTCTTATCTTTCTCAATCTTGATTATTCTATATCTTGAATTATCTTTTGCTTGATCCTTCACCATCTACCCTTCTCTGAAATTGCGCCAGCGCGTTTAATTCATCAATTCGTAtttcatattaattatataaataatccGGCCATCCGGCCATCCGGCCAATACTTATTTCTGAATCATCTTAATTGTCTTGTAGGTGCTCAATTAAGTTCATCCAAGCATGGCTGACACCAAACAAGGTATATAAGTCAATGCATTTGTCTACGCcgtaattacaatttttttctcttttctaatGTTAATTTAAACTAATGAGTCATGGGTGGTTTAGATATTGAAACTTCGGAGGATGAGAGGAAGATAGTGAAGATAAGCTCCTTTAGAAAGAAAGCAATAAGCGCATCAAACAGATTTAAGAAGTCGTTCAGGAGGAAGAGTCGGAGGACCAGCAGAAGAATCGTGTCAGAACCAGGTGGCATCAATGCCGATGATCTTAGGTCTATTGATGCATTCCGTCAACTCCTTCTCCAAGACGACCTTTTACCTACCCAACACGATGATCCTCACATGATGCTCAGGTTTTTTTTCAACtcatgaaagaaaacaaaatttgcaCTTAGGTACAACTTAAAATAGATTATTGCATTTGGAAAATGAATCTATAATTGTTTGCCAAATCCAAGGTCAACAGCGAAGCCAACTAcccaaatatccaaaaataaaagatatataaactagtgtttttttttttaactttagtaGGTGGCATGATGAAAACTAACTGTTGTGGAACATTAGTTTTTGGACGTGGAAATattttagactttttttttttttttttgcaaaattgaaatattttagacTTCAACAACTTTGAGTTGATCTATTAATTAAAACTCATAGCTtacttaatattaattttgaatataatgAATTCAAGTCATATTGGAAGAAGTCCACTCTCCAAATAAAAGTTATATTACTTGGTATGGGTCTCGTATTTCTTACAAATTTACGGACCCACATACTCATGACTGACCAAGTCATTCAAAAAACTTATTTAGATTTATTATAGTGAGAGTATGTCAAATAATGTGGATGATATCAATATATTAGATGACAAAAATTATGATATGTTTACGTAACATAAAATTTCGTATCAGATCCGAAAATGTCCAAATCTGACTTGAGAATCAAGAActttttatacatatacataattGTCTTTATATGCCAATAAATTTCCTATAATTATTGCgaatttaatattataacatTAAAGTTACAATCTCTGATGTTTTTTTATCTGCGAAGATTCTTAAGGGCGAGAAAACTTGACACTGAGAAAGCGAAGCAAATGTGGAGTGACATGCTCCAATGGAGGAAAGATTTCGGAGCCGATACAATCATCGAGGTTCACATTTTGTCCATAGTTCGTGGAACATCTCTCTCATGCcgagtaaatatataatatttgacaagttcttcaaattttttttttcccgaTGCTGAAGGATTTTGAGTTTGAAGAGATCGATGAAGTTGTCAAGCATTATCCTCAAGGCTATCATGGAGTGGACAAAGAAGGAAGGCCGGTTTACATTGAGAGATTAGGCCAAATCGATGCTAATAAGCTGTTACAAGTGACTACAATGGACCGGTACGAGAAATACCATGTAAAAGAGTTCGAGAAAATGTTCAATATCAAGTTCCCTTCTTGCTCAGCGGCAGCCAAGAAGCACATCGATCAAAGCACGACCATTTTTGATGTGCAAGGCGTGGTACTTTACCTTTTTGTATCTCCATTCttctttcaaaaatgtataaattaaatgcaaaaaatgagcttagatatttaaaatatgtggCATCTTTCGAATACTAGGGGCTTAAGAACTTCAACAAATGTGCAAGGGAACTTCTACAACGCCTTCTCAAGATCGACAACGACAATTACCCTGAGGTATTCAGTCTCAAACAGCTTTTCATTATAAATGGTAACAAATTTGTGAAAAGGTTTTTCTTTGTAGACTCTAAACAGAATGTTCATCATCAATGCGGGTCCTGGATTCCGGCTCTTATGGGGCCCCGTTAAATCTTTCCTTGATCCAAAGACGACATCAAAGATTCATGTTCTTGGGAACAAATACCAGAGCAAATTGCTCGAAGCCATTGACGCTAGGTAAGATTACTAGTCGTTAATCATCCTATGCTGctttgtgttatatatatacaattatttgtaattttctaGAAAATCCGGTTTCTTGTACTAGTGAGTTGCCACATTTCTTTGGCGGCCGTTGCACTTGTGAAGACAAAGGAGGCTGCATGCGATCTGATAAAGGCCCATGGAACGATCCTGAGATTCTTAAGGTCAACTTTGGAGCTTAAAACTtgtttttacgtttttttttagtCTCTTACCAAACATATAAGTGTGTTATTATGGAAAGCAGATGGTGAAGAACCCTGAGGCCAAGTTCTCGACTATTTCAGAGGACGAACGCATACTTGTAGAAGATGAAAGATTGATGGTCTTTGAAGTATGCTGAGAACTTTGACAACAACCAAAACACATTAACTTATAATTCTCATCAGTTATACctaattaacaatattttatgcATTAACTTTGTAGCCtctagagagaaagaagaagagaaccaTCAAAGTCAATGTGTCTGAGAAACACATTGCAACTGTTGACAAGTTCATGGCTTTGTCTTTACCTGAAAAGCCTCCAAAAACCGTCAAAAGAGGTAATATAGCTATTGACATTATAGCTCAAGTCTGAAGACTATTTCTCGCTCTACAATCCAATTTGTCTAATCGTCATAGACTGTTACGTAGGGAATGGGCTACCAAAGAAAGATGATGGTTTTCTTGTGGGAGGGGTTATCGCCTTTGTGATGGGAATTCTAGCAATGGTCCGGCTATCTAAACACGTTCCACGCAAGCTCACGGAGGCTGCATTATTTGGCAACTCAGTTTACAATGACGAATCAAAAATTACTAAACCCTACCAAGATCAGCTTTCAACACCAGTATCAAGCTCCGAGTATGTATTAATGGCAAAGAGAATGTCCGATCTTGAAGAGAAGTACATGTCCCTTGATTCGAAACCAGCGGATGATGGTTTAGAGAAAGAAGATAAACTTCAGGCCGCGCTAAACCGGGTCCAAGTGCTTGAGCAGGAGTTATCTGAGACCAAAAGGGTAAGATCTAACCTCAGTCAAACTAGACTCAGTTAAATAAAcgacaaaacaaatattaaattaactaattaaCCACGCTTGTGTGGTCGGGTGGTCAAGGCGTTCCGTGTTCTGTGGATCCTTAAAGGGACCCGAGTTCGAATCCGCACCACACTAGATTTCCACGCGCGTGACCACCGTGACTTTCACATTAATGGTTtaccctctttttttttttaattaacaaatgGTAAAGAAAATAGCAAAATGGTACAGGTACAAAGCTAGTGGAAATCAACgcgttttttaagaaaaagaaatacatattaGTAGGTTAGAATTAGGATCCGAGATCAAATCCAGATCCGCTCCAAAAATCCGGATATTCAGAGGGGCCATGGATATCTTGACTTTTTAGTCTAGATATCTGGATCTGtaatttttattgataataatttcaaaaatagtaatatctatatatatataaattaattttatttattatattttcattttataatagtatatataaaaaatttaatagtatatatataaataattaaaaacataatatacatttttatttttaaattgtttttaatattttaatatattttaacattatttttatttattttaaggatccaaatccggatcaggttatccgccggatattacaatttttagaaaaatatctgACGCCTGAATCTGAGAGCTCCAAATcccgataaagataaaaaaaatatggatcTACCGGATAATGATCCGGATGATACCTTAAAATTCCCCGAATACCCGATCCGTCCCACCTTACATATGACtacattttcttttataatagaGTGGCCTATAGTAATGTAATATAGTTGATTATTTTGCTTCTTTTTCCGG
The window above is part of the Brassica napus cultivar Da-Ae chromosome C3, Da-Ae, whole genome shotgun sequence genome. Proteins encoded here:
- the LOC106429628 gene encoding phosphatidylinositol/phosphatidylcholine transfer protein SFH7-like; its protein translation is MADTKQDIETSEDERKIVKISSFRKKAISASNRFKKSFRRKSRRTSRRIVSEPGGINADDLRSIDAFRQLLLQDDLLPTQHDDPHMMLRFLRARKLDTEKAKQMWSDMLQWRKDFGADTIIEDFEFEEIDEVVKHYPQGYHGVDKEGRPVYIERLGQIDANKLLQVTTMDRYEKYHVKEFEKMFNIKFPSCSAAAKKHIDQSTTIFDVQGVGLKNFNKCARELLQRLLKIDNDNYPETLNRMFIINAGPGFRLLWGPVKSFLDPKTTSKIHVLGNKYQSKLLEAIDASELPHFFGGRCTCEDKGGCMRSDKGPWNDPEILKMVKNPEAKFSTISEDERILVEDERLMVFEPLERKKKRTIKVNVSEKHIATVDKFMALSLPEKPPKTVKRGNGLPKKDDGFLVGGVIAFVMGILAMVRLSKHVPRKLTEAALFGNSVYNDESKITKPYQDQLSTPVSSSEYVLMAKRMSDLEEKYMSLDSKPADDGLEKEDKLQAALNRVQVLEQELSETKRALDETITKQNGILEYIEKKKKKKKRLCFRF